A segment of the Pirellulales bacterium genome:
ATGGTCGCCGCCAGTTCCTCGGGGCGAACCGGGTTACTGGTGGGATACTCGCCGTACTTGTTGGACTTGCCGTACACTCGGCCCCCGGCGATGCCCGCTCCGGCCAGGATGGCGGAGAAACACTGCGGCCAGTGCTGGCGGCCGGGAGGATCCTGCTTCAGAACGAGGGGCGTGCGGCCGAACTCGCCGGTCACGACGACCAGCGTCTGGTCCAGCATGCCGCGCTCTTTGAGGTCGGAAAGCAACGCGGCCAGCGCCTGATCCAGTCGAGGCAAACAGAATCCCATGCCGTAAGAACCGTCGCCGAAGGCGTTGCCCATGCCCATGTTTCCGCCGTGCATGTCCCAACTGCTGCTCGGCGGGCCGGCTTTGTCGTGCTCGGCCTGCCCGGTCCAGCCGTTGACGGTGACGAAGCGAACGCCCGACTCCACCATCCGCCGTGCCAGCAGCAGGTTCTGCCCGAGCGGGTGCATCCCATATCGCTGGCGGACTTTGTCTGGTTCGCGGCTCATTTCAAACGCCTGCCGGCCTTCGGCCCGCGTCATGGCGTCGTAGGTCTTCTCGCGCAGATCGGACCAGTCCTTGACGTGCCGGAGCTGATCGAACCTGTCGGACTCCAGCCCGCCGAGCAACCGTTTGCGCGTGTCGAACCGGTCCTTATCGTAGGGGTCGTAAATCTGCGGTGGTTTGAAGTCGCTCATGGCCGGATGGTTGTCGGCCGAGCCGATAAACACGGGCGCGTAAGCCGAGCCGAGGTAGCCGCCGATGCCCAGGTTGGGCGCGCAAAAGACGGGCGGTCCCACGCATTTGATGAGCCATGCGTTGGAGACGAAATTGCGTTTGCTGGGTTTGTGTTTGGCGACGAACGAGCCCAGGTAGGGCTGATCGTCCGGCAGGCCCTCCTGCACGCGCTTCTCCGATTGGCCGCTGAGCAGATTGTGCATCGCGTCGAAGTGATTGCTGATCGCGCCCGGATGCGACATGGAATTGATGAGCGTGAAGTGGTCCGTCACCTTGGCCAGCTCCGTGTGCATCTCGTTGATGAGCATGCCCGGCACCCTGGTGGAGATGGGTTGGTACGGCCCGCGATAATCCTGCGGCGCGTTCGGCTTCATATCCCAGGTGTCAACGTGACTGGGCCCTCCGCAGAGCAGGACAAAGATGCAAGATTTGTCCGCGGCGACGGCCTTGCCCGAAGCATCGACCTTGTCGCTGCCCATCACGGCTCCCGGCATGCCGAGACTCAGCACGCCTAAACCGCTCGCGATGAGGGCTTGCCGCCGGTTCAATTCAAAATCGTTCATGTCGAATCCGCCATGCAAAATCCCGCCGTGTTTTCCGGAGTGTTCCAGCGATACCGATTCTAGCCGATTCGCCCCTGCGACTCCATCTTCCGTCGCGGACGGGCTTTGGGGCATCCGTCGAGGCGGAGTCAAAACCCACGGCTCGCGGCAGCAGGGCAGTGAAAGCACTGTTCATTTTGAAATGGTTCAACGCCCCGCTTATGGATGCGGACGTTCTTCATCATGGAAGTTTTCCATCGTTGGGGTCGAAAATTGGCAACGGCCGCGGTGTCGGTCGCTCCGATTCTGCCGGTGTCGGCCGATGCGACCGCAAGAAAAATAGCTCATTCGGCCGGCTTGTGAGGGTTGTAATTCACCTGATCTGCATTTTCCGCGTGCGGCCGGAAAAATGAAGGTCGCCGTCCACTTCTCGCCATTGCACGCCGTGCAGCGAAAGAGCGTCGGCCATGCGGGCCACGCCGGAACCGCCGACGGGCGACGGCGCTTCAACTCCGCCAACCAGTCTCGGGGCTACGAAGACATGCACCTCGTCGATCTGACCTAGAGCGAACAAGTGGCCGAGCAACCGTTCGCCCCCTTCCACCAGCACGTTGGTCATGCGGCGGCGGCCAAGCTCCGTCAGCAACTCGTTGAGCCGTTCGGCGTGGCCGCTTCCGGAGAGCGACAGCACTTCGCACCCCGCGTCAGCCAACCGGTGGCGATTCTCCGCGGGGGCTGAAGCGGCCGCGGCAACGATCACCGGAAATTCGCCCGCCGTTTGCACCAATTGACTTTCCAGCGGCAACGTCGCTTGCGAGTCGACGACGACCCGCGTCGCTCGTCGCGGCCCCGGCGGCCTGGCGGTCAACAAGGGATCGTCGCCGAGCGCGGTTCCGCTGCCGACCACGATCGCGTCGACGCGGCCGCGCAGCTCGTGTACCCAGCGGCGCGAGGCGTCGCTCGAGATCCAGCGGCTGTCGCCGGCGCGGGTGGCGATTTTGCCGTCGAGCGTCATCGCCCACTTGACGATCACCCACGGCAGCTCGCTTTGGACAAGCTTCAGATAGGGCGCATTCAGCCACCGGGCATCTTGTTCGAGCACGCCCAACTCCACCTCGATGCCGGAAGCGGCCAGTTCGGCGGCGCCGCGGCCCGACACTTCCGGAAAGGGGTCGGGCATGGCCGCGACCACGCGGCGCACGCCGGCGGCAACCAAGGCCTTTGTGCAGGGCGGCGTCTTGCCGAAGTGACAGCAAGGTTCCAGCGTGACGTAGGCCGTGGCGCCCGCGGCGCGCCGGCCGGCCAGCGAGAGTGCGTCGATCTCCGCGTGCGGGCCGCCGTAGGCGCCGTGCCATCCTTCCGCGATGACTTCGGCCCCGCGGGCAATCACGCAGCCCACCAGAGGATTGGGTTCGGCGCGGCCTGTGCCCTGCGCGGCCAACTCCAATGCCCGACGCATATGCCACTGATCGAGCTCTTTTTGGTTCATAGATCGAAAAGTTCCATGCCCGGCCGCCAGAGCAAACGCGATACCGGCCTACTCGCTCGGCGCGTGCTGCGGCGGCGTCTCGCGCCGTAGCGATTGGGCCAACTTCCGGCCGCCTTGATGATCGGGCTGGCGGGCGAACAGCTTCGCAAGCTGCTCCAGCGCGGCCTCGCGATCACCTTTGCCGGCGTAGGCCAGCGCCAGGCCGTAGGCCACCGCCTGGGCGTCCGCGCCTTCGGCGCTTGCTCGCTCCAGGTCGATCAGCGCTTCCCCGTAGCGCTCTTCGCGGCACTCGAGCATGCCGCGCTCCAGCCACGCTGCCGCCAGGTACGAGTCGAGCGCCAGCGCCCGATCAAAATCGCTGCGCGCAAGCTGGTCTTGTCCCAGCTTCAATCTGGCCAGGCCGCGGTGGTAATAGCACCAACCCGCCTGATCGGCCAGCGCCACACAAACCGTGTAGGCCGTCAGCGCTTCGTCGAAGCGCTGCAAGGCGAAGGCCGCACGGCCGTGATAGAAGTTCGACCATAACGAGTGCGGGTCGGCTGCGATGGCCGCCGTGAAATAGCGGTTGGCCTGCTCCATGTCGCCGGCGGAATAGGCGATGCGTCCCAGAGCGTAATGCTCCCGGGATGATGCGGGCGAGAGCGAGCCGGCGTTTTTGAGCGCCTTCGACAGGCACGGCCCGTCGCCCACGATCTGCGCCAGCTTGGCCTGTTCGCGCGCCAGCACGAGCCGCGCGCCGGCCAAACGCTCGGCTTCGATAAGCACGTTCAAGGCTTCTCGCGCAGCACCGGCCCGGCCCTCGTCGCCGGCGCCGCGCAGATGCACGTCGGACCAGAAAACCGCCAGGTCGACCAGATCTTGCTTCACCGGCGACTCCGACCTGGGGCGCGCAGGCTCGTGTTCGAGCATCAACTGCCGTTGTTCCCACAAGCGGTGTGCTTCGGTTTCCAGCCGCTGCGCTTCGGGTCCGGGGAGACCCTCGGCACCGTAGACCCCCCGCAGCCGCTCGACGACCTGGTGCAGCTCCTCGGCCAGGTAGCCCCGCTGCGCGACCACCGCCGCCGACTGCAAATCGCCCACCAACGTGCCGCGCCAAGGAAGATCGGCGGCCAGAAACAGCCCTCGATCGATGGCCACTTTGGCCCACTGAAAGCGGCCCGCTTCCATTTCCAGTTCGGCCTCTTTCAGTGCCCGCTCGGCTTCGAGCCATCGTTGACGCATGGTGTTGGCGATCACGAGGCAGGAAGTCACCAGCGCCGCCACCAGGAAAATGCCGATCAGCGCGTGCGGCCGCCGTCGGCGCCACTTGGCCCAGCGTTCATGCAGGCTGCGATTGGCGACGTGCTCCAGCGGCTGATGGGCGAGGTGGCGACGAAGATCGGCGGCCAGCGCGGCGGCGTTCGGGTAACGCTGAGCCGGCTCGCGGGCCATGCACTTGGCCAGCAGGTCGGCCAGTGCGGCGCTCACCTGAGGGTTGGCGCGGCGCAGCCAGCGCGCCGGCGCTTCTCCGGCCGGCGGGTGCTTGCCGGCCAGGGCCTCGCACAACAGCAGGCCCAAGGCGAACACGTCGGCCTGGCCGTCGACCTTGCAGGGAACAGGCTGCCCGGCCTCCATGGCCGCCAGCGCCGCCTCTTGCTCGGGCGCCATGTAACCGGGTGTGCCGCCCAGCCAGGGAACCACGATCTGTCCCGGCTCCAACGCCGGCTGGGCTAGGTGAAAGTCGAGCAACAGCGGCTGGCCGTCGGCGGCAATCAACACGTTCGATGGCTTGATATCGTGGTGTACCACGTTGCGTTGATGGGCGTAATCGAGGGCCTCGGCGAGGCAGGCGCCGATGGTGCAGACGGCGTCCACGTAAGATGCCTTTTCGAGGGCGCGGCAGGCCGGGCCTTGCACCGGCGGGGCCAGCCGCTCGCCCTGGGTGGCCGCCACCAGCGCCTGAAACAAATCGCGGCCGCTCCGTCTGGCCGGCGGCACCTCGGCCAACCGGTCGAGCAAACGCGACAAGCTCGCGCCACCGAAAAAAGGCATGCACAACGCCCGCAGGCCAAGCGACGCGTCGTCTTGCGCCCAGTAGAGCGGCATGATGTAGGTGTGCTGCAGGCGGGCCAGCGACAGGTGCTCCTGACCGGCCAGCGAGGCCACCTTGAGCACCACCGGCCGATCGGCCAGCGACGTCTGCTGCGCTAAATAGACGCAGCCGTGAGCGCCGTGCCCAAGCTGGTCGAGCAGCAAAAACTCGCCGAACGTTTCGCCCGGCTTGGGAAACCAGACATCGATGCTATGGCCCTCCGGCGGCTTGTCGCAGGCCAGCAGCGTTTCGATTTGCGGCCGCCAGCGGGGAAAACGCCGCAGCCATTCCGATTCCTGCATCGGGCGGCCCGACTCGCGCTGCTGGCGCATCTCCTCATAGATCAACGCCAGAGCGGTATCGGCCCGGCCGGCCAATTGCGGGTATCGGGCGAAATACTCTTCGGCGTCGGGCCGTTCGCCATCGGCCCAGCGCCGGGCAAGGTCGTCGGCCAGCCGCTGCGCCAGGGCGACCGTCGAGCCCGGCTTGAAAAACGCCGACGATTTGCCGTGCCGTGATAAGAGGCTCATTGCATCCGTTGCCCGCACGGATTCGATCGACCAACAACCGCGATCGCAAAGTATCTTATCAGGTTAACTTGGCACCGAATTTGATGCAACGATTTGGGCCGTTCGGGCGTTCCGACTGCGTAAGATGCGTAGAATATGCTAGGCTATGGTAGCCTGCCTCTTGCCTGGCGAGTTGATGTCCTGCGCGCGTCTTTACCGCCCCCACCCCACGCTGTTGTCGCTAACTTGCGTTTTCCGCAGAAGTCAATGATTGGTCAATCGCTGCCATCGTCTCCCCTATTTCGTGCTCCGCCGGAGGCGCAAACCATCGCCGACGTGCTGCGCTGGCGCGGCGAGCACCAGCCTGATGAGATTGCCTTCACCTTTCTGGCCGACGGCGAGGACGACAAGCAGCCACTCTCTTATGCCGAACTCGACCGGCGGGCGCTGGCCATCGCCGCCGCGCTGATCGACGGCGGCGCGACCGGCAGCCGCGCGTTGCTGGTCTATGACTCGGGGCTGGATTACATCGCGGCCCTCTATGCTTGTCTTTATGCCGGCGTGATCGCCGTGCCGGTCTATCCGCCCGACCCTTTCCGCGTCGATCGCACGTTGCCTCGACTTCGCTCGATCGTCCACGATGCCGGTGCGAAGTGGCTCTTGGCGACGCAAGCCACGCTCG
Coding sequences within it:
- a CDS encoding DUF1501 domain-containing protein, with translation MNDFELNRRQALIASGLGVLSLGMPGAVMGSDKVDASGKAVAADKSCIFVLLCGGPSHVDTWDMKPNAPQDYRGPYQPISTRVPGMLINEMHTELAKVTDHFTLINSMSHPGAISNHFDAMHNLLSGQSEKRVQEGLPDDQPYLGSFVAKHKPSKRNFVSNAWLIKCVGPPVFCAPNLGIGGYLGSAYAPVFIGSADNHPAMSDFKPPQIYDPYDKDRFDTRKRLLGGLESDRFDQLRHVKDWSDLREKTYDAMTRAEGRQAFEMSREPDKVRQRYGMHPLGQNLLLARRMVESGVRFVTVNGWTGQAEHDKAGPPSSSWDMHGGNMGMGNAFGDGSYGMGFCLPRLDQALAALLSDLKERGMLDQTLVVVTGEFGRTPLVLKQDPPGRQHWPQCFSAILAGAGIAGGRVYGKSNKYGEYPTSNPVRPEELAAT
- the ribD gene encoding bifunctional diaminohydroxyphosphoribosylaminopyrimidine deaminase/5-amino-6-(5-phosphoribosylamino)uracil reductase RibD; its protein translation is MNQKELDQWHMRRALELAAQGTGRAEPNPLVGCVIARGAEVIAEGWHGAYGGPHAEIDALSLAGRRAAGATAYVTLEPCCHFGKTPPCTKALVAAGVRRVVAAMPDPFPEVSGRGAAELAASGIEVELGVLEQDARWLNAPYLKLVQSELPWVIVKWAMTLDGKIATRAGDSRWISSDASRRWVHELRGRVDAIVVGSGTALGDDPLLTARPPGPRRATRVVVDSQATLPLESQLVQTAGEFPVIVAAAASAPAENRHRLADAGCEVLSLSGSGHAERLNELLTELGRRRMTNVLVEGGERLLGHLFALGQIDEVHVFVAPRLVGGVEAPSPVGGSGVARMADALSLHGVQWREVDGDLHFSGRTRKMQIR
- a CDS encoding serine/threonine-protein kinase; translated protein: MSLLSRHGKSSAFFKPGSTVALAQRLADDLARRWADGERPDAEEYFARYPQLAGRADTALALIYEEMRQQRESGRPMQESEWLRRFPRWRPQIETLLACDKPPEGHSIDVWFPKPGETFGEFLLLDQLGHGAHGCVYLAQQTSLADRPVVLKVASLAGQEHLSLARLQHTYIMPLYWAQDDASLGLRALCMPFFGGASLSRLLDRLAEVPPARRSGRDLFQALVAATQGERLAPPVQGPACRALEKASYVDAVCTIGACLAEALDYAHQRNVVHHDIKPSNVLIAADGQPLLLDFHLAQPALEPGQIVVPWLGGTPGYMAPEQEAALAAMEAGQPVPCKVDGQADVFALGLLLCEALAGKHPPAGEAPARWLRRANPQVSAALADLLAKCMAREPAQRYPNAAALAADLRRHLAHQPLEHVANRSLHERWAKWRRRRPHALIGIFLVAALVTSCLVIANTMRQRWLEAERALKEAELEMEAGRFQWAKVAIDRGLFLAADLPWRGTLVGDLQSAAVVAQRGYLAEELHQVVERLRGVYGAEGLPGPEAQRLETEAHRLWEQRQLMLEHEPARPRSESPVKQDLVDLAVFWSDVHLRGAGDEGRAGAAREALNVLIEAERLAGARLVLAREQAKLAQIVGDGPCLSKALKNAGSLSPASSREHYALGRIAYSAGDMEQANRYFTAAIAADPHSLWSNFYHGRAAFALQRFDEALTAYTVCVALADQAGWCYYHRGLARLKLGQDQLARSDFDRALALDSYLAAAWLERGMLECREERYGEALIDLERASAEGADAQAVAYGLALAYAGKGDREAALEQLAKLFARQPDHQGGRKLAQSLRRETPPQHAPSE